A genomic segment from Dasypus novemcinctus isolate mDasNov1 chromosome X, mDasNov1.1.hap2, whole genome shotgun sequence encodes:
- the LOC101429845 gene encoding LOW QUALITY PROTEIN: gap junction alpha-1 protein (The sequence of the model RefSeq protein was modified relative to this genomic sequence to represent the inferred CDS: inserted 1 base in 1 codon; substituted 4 bases at 4 genomic stop codons), whose amino-acid sequence MSDWSSLSQLFDKVQAYSTPGVKVWLSVLFIFRILLLGIAVESAWDDEQFAFRCNTRQPGCENVCYDKSFPISHVRFWVLQIIFVSVPTLLYLSHVFYVMRKEEKLNKKEEELKVAQTSVVSVEMHLQEVEIRKLKYGMEEHGKMKMRGDLLWTYIISIFFKSVFEVTFLLIQWYIYGFSLSAVYTCKRDPCPHQVDCFLSRPTEKSIFIIFMLVVSLVSLTLNIIELFSVFLKSFKERVKGQNDSXQASVDLQNPSNNDGSPKYAYFSSCSSPIALFSXVSSSGDKQMTGDRNNSSCCIYNKGSEKNRIHYSAXQNQMGRQGGTISNSQAQPFNDPDDNQNSKXTSSCVQIKXLAIVDQQPSSKPSSPPSSRPQPNDLEI is encoded by the exons ATGAGTGATTGGAGTTCCTTAAGCCAACTCTTCGACAAGGTTCAAGCCTATTCCACTCCTGGAGTGAAGGTGTGGCTGTCAGTCCTTTTCATTTTCCGAATCCTGCTACTGGGGATAGCAGTTGAGTCAGCCTGGGATGATGAGCAGTTTGCCTTTCGTTGTAACACTCGACAACCTGGCTGTGAAAATGTCTGCTATGACAAGTCCTTCCCAATCTCTCATGTGCGCTTCTGGGTCCTACAGATCATATTTGTGTCTGTACCCACACTCTTGTACCTGTCTCATGTGTTCTATGTGATGCGAAAAGAAGAGAAGTTGAACAAGAAAGAAGAGGAACTCAAAGTTGCCCAAACCAGTGTTGTCAGCGTGGAGATGCACTTGCAGGAAGTTGAAATAAGGAAGCTTAAGTATGGTATGGAAGAACATGGGAAGATGAAAATGCGAGGGGACTTGCTTTGGACCTACATCATCAGCATCTTCTTCAAGTCTGTCTTTGAGGTAACCTTCTTGCTGATCCAGTGGTACATCTATGGATTTAGCCTGAGTGCAGTTTACACTTGCAAAAGAGATCCTTGCCCACATCAAGTGGACTGCTTCCTCTCTCGCCCCACTGAGAAAAGCATCTTCATTATCTTCATGTTGGTGGTGTCCTTGGTATCTCTCACCTTGAACATCATTGAGCTATTCTCTGTCTTCCTCAAGAGCTTTAAGGAGCGTGTGAAGGGACAGAATGATTCTTAACAAGCTTCGGTTGATTTACAGAACCCCTCCAACAATGATGGATCTCCAAAATATGCTTATTTCAGTAGTTGCTCCTCACCAATTGCTCTGTTCT TCGTGTCTTCTTCTGGGGACAAACAGATGACTGGAGACAGAAACAATTCTTCCTGCTGCATTTACAACAAAGGAAGTGAGAAAAACCGTATTCATTATAGTGCATAGCAAAATCAAATGGGTAGGCAAGGAGGCACCATCTCTAACTCCCAGGCACAGCCTTTTAATGACCCTGATGACAACCAGAATTCTAAATGAACTAGCTCCTGCGTACAAATAAAGTGACTAGCCATTGTGGACCAGCAGCCTTCCAGCAAACCCAGCAGTCCTCCCAGCAGCAGACCTCAGCCCAATGACTTAGAGATCTAG